The Deinococcus ruber genomic interval AGGAGGCTGCAAGTGTTCAGATTCGCGCTGCTTCTACTGGTACTCAGCAGTTCTATCGTCTGTGCGTGGTTGGATCGTAAGCACCTGCTCCGGGGTCAGGGGGTTCGGGTTGCCCTAACTCTGCTGCTCTGTGTACTGTTTGTGCCGCTGCTGCTCTTCCTGGTCTTTTCCGCAGTGGCCTACAGCTTCCGGGGCGCAGCTTTCGAGATGACCATGACGGTGCTGATCGCCGCGCTGGGCCTGGGCTGTGTGATCTGGGGAGCCGTTATAAAAACCAGGGCGGCCATCGTGTTGCTGTCGGCGGGCGTGGTGGAACTTGTGACCCTGTTCCTGGCGTGGCTGGTTCCACTGTCGGGCGGCTGAGCGGCGCGGCGCATACTTCTCCGTTGATCCAGTCGGAGAACTCGGGCAGCACGAAAAAGCCGCCGAACATCAGTTGATGCGGCGGCCTGCGGTGTTCCTCCTGAAGTCTAGCCGCGTTTCTCGGAGGCCATCAGCGCCGCGCCCACGATGCCTGCTTCGTTTTGCAGGGTGGCGGGCACGATGGGCGTTTTGATCTGAAGCAGCGGTTGCCACTTCTCGGGCTTCTTGCTGATGCCCCCGCCGATGATGAACAGGTCGGGGCTGAACAGCATTTCCAGTTGCTCCAGATAGGCGTTGGCGCGTTTGCTCCAGGCTTTCCAGCTCAGGTCTTCCAGCTCGCGTGCCCGCTCCGAGGCCCACGGTTCGACCTCGCGCCCGCCCAGTTCCAGGTGGCCCAGCTCGGTATTGGGCACCAGCACGCCACTGTTGATCAGCGCCGAACCGATGCCGGTGCCGAAGGTCAGCATCATCACCACGCCGTGCGCGTCTTTGCCTGCTCCGTAGCGGGCCTCGCCCAGTCCGGCGGCGTCGGCGTCGTTCAGCAGCGTTACCGGCCTGCCCACCGCCCGGGTAAACAGCTGGTCGGCGTCGATCCCGATCCAGCGCTTGTCTACGTTGGCTGCACTCAGGGTCACACCGCCGCGCACCACGCCCGGAAACGTCACGCCGATGGGGCCTTTGCCGCTGCCCAGCTCCTCGAAGTGGTGCGCGATCTCAGAGACCACCTCGGCCACGTCTTCCGGCGAGGCCCCGGCGGGTGTGGGAATACGGAAGCGCTCGGCCAGCAGTTTTCCGGTCTTCAGATCAACGGGCGCACCCTTGATGCCGCTGCCGCCGATATCGATGCCCAGCACGCCACCCACGCTGCTGGAAGAACTGCTCACGCCCGGAGGGGTGGCCCTGGTTTTCGCCTGCTTGGTCATGGGCACAGGCTAGCCCAAAGCGTCAGGGGGGATGACAGGGGACAGTCAGACAGGGGAGGCCGAACCGCCACCGCCACGAAAAAAAGCGCCCCCGTAGGAGCGCTCCTTTGTATCAGATGCTGTTTTAGGCGCTGCGGCTGGCCTTGGCGCTCTGCACCAGCACGGCGAACGCTTCCGGCTCGCGGGCAGCGATGTCGGCCAGGACCTTGCGGTTCAGGTCGATGCCCGCACCCTTCAGGCCACTGATGAAGGTGCTGTAGTTCATGCCGTGCAGACGCGCACCGGCGTTGATACGCTGAATCCACAGACGGCGGAAGTCGCGCTTCTTGTTGCGGCGGTCGCGGTACTCGTAGGTGGCCGCGTTCAGCAGGGTCTGGAAGGCGTTCTTGTACTGCTTGCTGCGCGAACCCCAGAAGCCCTTGGCCTGCTTCAGGGTCTTCTTGTGGCGGCGGCGGCGGACTACGCCGGTTTTAACGCGTGGCATTCAGCTCACACTCCCTTCGGCAGCATGGCTTTCATGCGTGCCCATTCGCTCTTGGAGAGCACGAAGCCCTTGCCCTTGCCGCGAATTTCGTCGCCGCTCTTGCCGGTGTTCTGGTGGCGCTTGCCACTCTTGAACGCCATGACTTTGCCCGTCGCCGTGATCTTGATCCGGCGCGTGGCACTCTTCTTGGTCTTGACTTTAGGCATGTTTCTCCGTAGCCCGGCGAGCGCTGCCAGTGTATGAACAGAGCAGGCTGCCGTCTGGGAACGCGGGCCGTCTTTCGCTGAAGACTGTTGGCCGCCCGCTCTCCACTTGGCCGAAGAAGAAGTATACAGGCCGGGCGGGGCGCGGGCAAGTCTTAGCGGGCCAGTTCCCGCAGGTCGGTGGTGGGCGGGGCGAGCAGAGCCGGGAACTCACTGGCCTGCATCTTCTCCAGTTCGCTCCATTCCCGGATGGCCCGCAGCGGGTCGCCGCGCCGTTCCAGCAGGTATTCCTGAAGCTGCGCCATGCTGATAGCCCCCTCCCCAACTCGCCCGCTCAGGTGCGCTCGCTGGGCGGCGGTCATCTGCGGGAAGGTTGCCTGCGGAAAGAAGCGGGCCAGCATACCGGCGACCTGCTCGCGGGTGGCGTTGCCAAGGTGCAGATGCAGGTCGGTGCGCCCGGGGCGAATCAGGGCGGGGTCGAGGTGCTGCGGGTGGTTGGTGGTCAGGAAGGTGATGCGGCCCTCGCCCGCTGCCACACCGTCCAGCGCGTTCAGCAGCCCCGCGAAGCTCAGTTTGACCGCATCGCTGCGGCGTTCACGGCCATGAAATACCGCGTCGATGTCTTCCAGCAGCAGCAGGGCGCGGCGCGGCAGGTTGGAAAGCAGCGCCTGAAGCCGTTCGTCGGACAGTTCCGGGGTTGCCAGATTCAGCACGCAGATATTCAGGCCCAGTTCTCCGGCCACACTCGCCGCCAGACTGCTCTTGCCGTTTCCCGGCGGGCCATGCAGCAGGTAGCCCCGGCGGTACGGAATGCCCATCTCGGTGTACCACTCATGATCGCTCTGGAAGCGGCGTGCATCGGACAGCAGCGTTTCGAGCAGGGCACCGTCATAGATCAGGCTGCTGGCGGCCCGCGATCTGCGGCGATCCGACATCTGCCAGTTCTGGTAATCCGCCGTATAGATCTCGGTATGCCCGGAAACGGCTCCAGCGGTGGATTCGTAGGCCGTCTGGAGCAGCGGCGCGATCAGCTGGCGGCTGGCAGACAACATCCGCAGACTCAGGGTATGGGTGTACCCGAGCATGCGCCCACCTTCCCCCTGGTGCTTTTCGCGGCTGGGCTGCACCAGCAGCCAGTGACCCCGGAAGCGCAGCAGCGACGCGCCACTCAGCGGAATCAGGCGCACATTGATCTCGTCGCCGTCGCTGTCGGTGCCGAGCGTCAGATTCAGGCCGCCCATCCGCTCATTGAAGCGCGTGGCAACCCCCATATGGCGCATCCGGTGGCTGGTGGCCTGGGTACTGAGCCACACGCTGAGCCACGCAAACGCGGCGTCCTGACCGTCGATTTCCAGAGTAAATGTCAGGCGGCTGAGCAACCCGTTCCACAGGCGCTGCGGCCAGTGGCGGGCGGCTGCGGCCAGCGTGCCGAGCAGTCCCAGCAGCAGGCCGCCCTGGGCAAGCTGGTTGTTCAGCAGGGTCTGGTGCAGGGTAGAGACGAGTTCATGAAGCGCGGTGGTTAGCAGATCGAACATAGAACACGGTCCTGCTCGGGATGCCCCGGACAGCAGACATCGCCGGGGCCGGAAACAGGCGCGGCCCTGAAAGGAAGCGTTGAAAGAACGCGGTGGAAGAGTGGCGCAGAACCGGAGAAGAGCACACACGAGCGGAGACGACCCAGCGTCCGGGCAGGGAAGACCTGCTGTCCGCCTTGTGTGTTCAGCGTAGCGAAACAGCGTCGTCAGACACATCGGCTGCATGGCCTAGCCGGGTGCTCTGCCCAAAGGTGAATGCGCTCACCTTGACAGTTTGCAGACTCGGCGGTACCATTCCTGAGCGCCTGAAAACGGCAGCAAAACAAAGCAGGAACGCAGGAAGATGGAACGCAGGGTAGAGCAGTCTGGTAGCTCGTCGGGCTCATAACCCGGAGGTCGCAGGTTCAAATCCTGTCCCTGCAACCAAAGTAGAAGTCCCCGTCCAAGTGGCGGGGATTTTTGTCGTATCTGGCGGGTGGAGGATGTCCTACGTGCTGCCTGCCACAAGAGCGGGCGAGGGCGCATGCTAGCCTGATCCATTATGTTTGAGAACCTTGGCAACCGCCTCCAGGACATTCTGGAAAAACTGCGCCGTGAGAGCAAACTGACCGAAGCGCAGGTCAAGGCAGCGATGCGCGAGATCCGCATGGCGCTGCTGGAAGCCGACGTGAATTTTGGAGTCGCCCGCGATTTCGTGGCCCGTGTCAGCGAGAAGGCGGTGGGGGCCGAGGTGCTGGGGTCTCTGACGGCTGGGCAGCAGGTCGTGAAGCTGGTCCATGACGAGCTGATCGAGACGCTAGGCGGCAAAGCGCAGCAGCCGACCCTGAAGAACGAAGGCAACGTGATCTTCATGGTGGGGCTTCAGGGTGCGGGCAAGACCACCAGCACCGGCAAGCTGGCGAAGTTCTACAAGGAGAAGGGGCGGCGCGTGCTGCTGGTTGCCGCCGACACCCAGCGCCCGGCGGCCCGCGATCAGCTGCGGGTGCTGGGCACACAGGTAGGCGTGCCGGTGCTGGAAGTGGCAAACGGCGAAACCCCCGAGCAGACGCGGGCGCGGGTGCAGGAATTTCAGCGCGGCGATTTCCGCGATCTGATCATCGTGGACACGGCAGGCCGCCTCCAGATCGACGAGGGCCTGATGGACGCCCTGAGTGACCTGAAAACGGCGATGCAGCCCACCGAGACGCTGCTGGTGGTCGATGCCATGACCGGTCAGGAAGCGCTGAACGTCGCCAAGACCTTCGATGAGCGCATCGGGCTGTCGGGCCTGATCATCACCAAGATGGACGGCGACGCACGCGGCGGCGCGGCGCTTTCGGCGCGGTTCGTGACCGGCAAACCGATCTATTTCGCGGGCACCAGCGAAAAGCTGACCGGCCTGGAACCCTTTTACCCTGACCGTGTGGCGGGCCGCATTCTGGGCATGGGCGACGTACTGGGCCTGATCGAGCGGGCGCAGCAGGCCGATCTGGCCCAGATGGAGATGAAGAAGGCCGGGGAATTCGATCTGGAAGACCTGCTGACGCAGCTCCGGCAGATTCGCAAGATGGGGCCGCTGGGCGACCTGCTCAAACTCATTCCCGGCATGAGCCGCGCCCTGCCCGAAGGCTTCAACGTCGATGAAAAGCAGATTCAGCGCATCGACGCCCTGATTTCCAGCATGACCCTGAAGGAGCGCCGTAATCCCGGCATTCTGAACGCCTCGCGCCGCAAACGCATCGCGGGGGGGTCGGGCAGCACGGTGCAGGAAGTCAACAAGCTCATCAAGATGCACGAGCAGATGAAGGGCATGATGAAGATGCTCCAGGGCATGCAGGGTGGCCTGGGCGGCGGAAAGGGCGGCAAGATGCCCAAGCTTCCGCCGGGCATGAGCGGAATGGGCGGCCTGCCGGGAATGGGCGGCAAGAAATAAGCTTCCCCCACAGTTCTTGACTCTGCTCAGGTCGCTCCGTATACTGCCTGACGCTGCCGCTCTGAGGCGGTGCAGGTCGGGACGTTAGCTCAATAGGTAGAGCAGCTGACTTTTAATCAGCGGGTTCCGGGTTCAAGTCCCGGGCGTCCCACCACCACAAAGCCCCGCCGAGTGCGGGGTTTTGCATTTGCTGCCCAGCGCTGCTTTGGGCACTGAACCGAATGGCGTCTCGGAAGCTCCGAGCTGTGTACCGTCGCTCTGAGCCGCTTTCGTCGGTTGCGAACATTCCCGCCCTGAAGGGCATTCTTGCCGGATTTACCCCAGGCCGCGTGGACTCAGATCGACGCGTACCCGTGCCGAGAAGCGCCGATCCAGCGCACTCAGCAGGGTGTTCAGCCGTTCTTCATTGCGCGTTCGCAGCAGCAGTTGGTACGGGTACACGCCGCGCACGCGGGCCAGCGGGCTGGGAGCCGGGCCGAGCACTTCCTGACTGACCGCGCCTGCGCCGTGCAGGGTGTCGGCCACGTCCTGCGCGGCCTGGGCAGCCCGGCCCCGGTCACGCGCCGCCACCTCGATAAAGGTCAGCAGGCGGTGAGGCGGATACCCCAGATCCTGCCGGGCATGCGCCTCCAAGGCCGGATAGTAGCCCGCGTCGCGGTTGTGCAGCACGCATTGCAGCGCCGGATGTTCGGCCTGGAAGGTCTGCACCACCGTCAGGGGCGCACGCTCGGGGTGCCAGCCGAGCAGTTGCCGCAGCAGGCGGTGATAACGCTCGCCCGCTCGGAAATCCGAGATATTCAGCCAGGTGTCGGCCAGCGTGACACCGATGAGTGCCAGATTGGGCGGGCAGGCCAGCGACAGCAGCGCCTGAGTACCCACCACCACGCCCGGTTCGCCCGCGTCCAGCGCACTCAGATCGTCCTGATGGTCGCGGTCGTAGCGGTACACCGGGAAGCCGGGCAGCAGCTTTTTCACTTCCTGCACGATCCATTCGGTGCCGGGGCCACGCGCCTGCCACATCGGGTCGCCGCAGTGGTCGCAGCGGTCGGGAATACCCACCTCATAGCCGCACTGGTGGCAGTGCAGCGCCCGCCGTTCCTGATGAAAGCGCAGCGATACGTCGCAGTTGGGGCAGCCGGGGGTGTACTGGCAACTGGAGCAGCGCAGCAGCGCCGAATACCCGCGCCGAGGAGCCAGCAGCACCGCCTGTCGCCCGCGTGCCTGCACCTGCCTTAGCACCTTGCCCAGATCGTGCGAGATCGGATAACCCAGGTCGCTGGGTTTCAGGTGCGGACTGCTGAGCGGCCCCATCTGCGGCTGTTCTGTGGGGGCCGCGTAATCCACGATATGCAGGCGTTGACGGGGCGGCGGCAGCACCGGGCCGGGGTGCAGCAGGCTCTCGGCGGCAGGCACGCAGCCCAGCAGGGCCAGCGGAACTGCTCCGACAGCCGCCATCCGCTCTGCCAGATCGGGTACGAAGGCCCGCGAGCCGCTCAGCAGCTTGTGGGCGTCGCTGCCCTCTTCCAGCACCACGATCAGGCCCAGGTCGGGGTGAGGAGCACACAGCGCCAGGGCCGTTCCGATCACCAGTCCTGCCTCGCCGCGCTGCACCTGTCCCCAGGCATGTTCGCGCTGCACTTCGCTGAGCGTGCCACTGAAACAGAGCGCCCGCGTGCCTGCTTCCAGCGCCAGCCCCGACAGGTGCTCCCAGGCTCCGCGCAGGGTGGCGCTGTCGGGCGCAAGAACGGTGACGCCCCGGCCCAGTTCCAGCAGCCGCCGAATGCGCGGAGCCAACCGTGCAAAGCGCTCGGCCTCGCGTCCGCCGTGCAGTCGCCAGATGCTCTCCTGCGGCAGCGTGTCGGAGGCGAGGCGTGGCAGCCGGGTGGACGCGGGAGGCAGCGTGGGTGGGGGAGCGGGCAGCGGCACGCTCTCGGCCCAGCCGTGCGCCAGCAGCCGCGTCACAGCGCTCTGCGGCACTCCGGCTGCCTCGGCCCAGGCGGCCTGACTGGAGAACGGCCCCTGCGCCTTCAGCAGGTCCCAGGCGGGTGACGGCGGCACTTCACGCAGTATGGAGATGGCCCAGCCCCGCTCTACCACGCCGCGCACCACCCCGGCCCCGACGCCCGCGCCGCTGCCCCACTCGCTCAGGCGACTGACCGGGCCATGTTCTTGCAGCCACGCCCACGCCTGCTGCTGTTTGGGCGTGAGCGGCTGTGTTCCGGCTGAGCTGGCCTGCCAGCCCTCGCTGTATCTGGCTTCGGCAGGAACGTCGGCCCACAGCCGCGCCCGGTAGCCCGTCACGGTGCGCGGCGCGGCTCCGAATGCTTCATCCAGCAGACCCTGTTCCCGAATTCGGTCGAGCAGTCCGGGCGCGTAGCTGCTCGCGTCGCTCCACTCGGCCCCCGGCACCGCGTCTGCAAACATCCCCAGATCGGCCCCCGGCACTGCCCGCACGGTATGGAGGTAGCGGGCTTCCCAGCCCACGCCGACGAAATCGCACAGCAGCAGGCCCAACGGTGTACGCGACAGCCGCGAAAGCCCGCAGGTCGCCTCGACGAAGGCCGGGTGGACGTGTGGCACGTCGTCGAGCAGATGCACCGCCTCGCGCAGCCGCCCGCGCCCCTGGGTGTCGCTGGTGCCCACGACCAGCCCCACGCTCAGTTCGCCGCGCCAGGGAATCAGGACGCGGTGCCCGGTAGGGGTCGGCTGTGCGGCGTCCCAGCCGTGTGGGGGCAGAAAGTCGAGGGCCGGGGCGGGGATGGGCAGGGCGATCAGCCAGGGGGTGGGGGAGGGGGGAAGGGCTGACATGCCGGGTCAGTATGGCGTGGGGGCTGGACTCATACAGTGATGGGGCGGGGGTGGAGTTGGCTTTGTTGTGGGTTTGCGGTTGGCTGGGGGTTCGGAGGCTGCTTAGGTGGCCCCACCCCCCAGCCCCCTACCCCAAAGGGGCAGGGGGAGCTAGAGAAGCGTCAAGCGCTGATCGTAATTTGGAAGCGGCGTGCTCTGTCTTCGCTCATTGCAACGTTGCATCTTGTTGCAATCACCGCCGCCACCGCGCTGACTCGCTCCAGTAGGCTTGGTTGCTCATTCCAGGCAAGTTGCCAACTTCGCCCTACAGGGCCGCGACTCAATGCGCCCAAGGCAGTGCGGCGTCCATGTGGAAGACTTTCCAGGCTTCGCCCCAGATCGTTTACTTTTTGTCAGAGAAGCAAGAGCTGTTGCTGTTTGATGCTGTTGAAGCGGCCTAGGTCTGAATGAAATGGCAGGCAGAACAGATAACAGACCGAGGGATGTGGGCGATTAAGGCCGCGCCCACGCAGGGCTTTGACGGTGCTGAGTTGAGCACGTCTTCGGCAACAACGAAGCGGCCTTACGCCGGTCGTGGCGCAGCAACCAGCAAGATCAAACGTTGCAACGGGCGAAGCAAGAATACGCCGCTTCCAAATTACGATCAGCGCTTGACGGATCTCTTCGCTCCCCCTGCCCCTCTGGGGTAGGGGGCTGGGGGGTGGGGCCACCTAAGCAGCCTCCGAACCCCCAACAAACCGACCTTTCCCACAGAAGCAAAAGCTCTTGCCGTCTGTCGCGACTGCAACAGCCTATGTGGAAGGAAACCGCCACCTCCAGCCACCCCCCTGGCATCCTCATTCGTTTTCCCTTATACTTTACCCGGATGGTTACGTTGATAGCAGAAAATTTTTCAGCCCGTATCACCGGGTTCAGAGCGTGAGCAGCGGCGCGGCGGGCAAGCGTGGTCTGCGGGTTCGTCGCGACTCGGAACAGGCAATCTCGACCCCGGCGGGGGCTGCACAGGCGGTTAAGAAGGCAAAAGCGAAGCCAGCGCCTCCCCGGTCTGCACCACAGCAGGAGCGCTTTTTGCGGCTGTTTTTTGCCGTCGAGCTTCCGGCAGCCCTGGCGAGCGAACTGGCAGCGGCGCAGCAGAAACTCAGCCAGAACTGGCGGCGGGTCGAGGCTCAGCAGCTGCATATCACGCTGGCCTATCTGCCGGGCGTGCCCCAGAACCGCGTCGCGGAGTTGCGGGCGCTTGGAGAGCGGCTGGCGGGCAGTGTGCCGCCGCTGGCTCTGCGGCTGCGCGGCACCGGATACCACCCGAATGTCGGTAGCCCCCGCGTCTGGTTCGTGAAGGTCGAGGGCGAAGGACTGCTCGAACTGGCCGCCCGTTTTCAGGCGGAAGTGGAGGCGCTGGGCTTTCCCACCGAGGGCGCGTTTCAGCCGCATATCACGCTGGCCCGCAAAAAAGGCCCGGCTCCCCGCGTGCCGCCTGTTACCTTTGCCCAGAGCTGGACCGCTCCGCAGTTTTCACTGATTCATACGTTTCTGCCCCGCGACAAGACCGGGCCGGTCTACGACACCGTGAGCCGCTTCGTGTTCAGGGGTCAGCCGTCTGCGCCGCCCGTTCCCACCGAAGCACTCATTGCCACTGAAGCACCGATCACAGCCGTACCAATTCCGGAGGAAGACCATGGAAAAGCCAGGTAAAAACGAGAAGGGCAGCCCCACTAGCATCGACGGCAGCAACGCCAAGGAGCGCATCAAGGCCATTGATATGGCGATGGGTCAGATCGAGAAGCAGTTCGGCAAGGGCGCGATCATGCGCCTCGGCGCCGATACCCGCCTCGACATCCAGACCATCAGCACCGGCAGCCTGAGCCTCGATCTGGCGCTGGGCGTCGGCGGCATCCCGCGTGGCCGCGTCACCGAGATTTACGGCCCCGAGTCGGGCGGCAAGACCACCCTGGCGCTCGCCATCATCGCGCAGGCGCAGAAAGCGGGCGGCACGGCGGCCTTTATCGACGCCGAGCACGCCCTTGATCCGGTATATGCCCGCGCCCTGGGCGTGAACACCGATGAGCTGCTGGTGTCGCAGCCCGACAACGGCGAGCAGGCGCTGGAGATCATGGAACTGCTGGTTCGCAGCGGCGCGGTCGATATCGTGGTGGTGGACAGCGTGGCTGCCCTGACGCCGCGTGCGGAAATCGAGGGCGACATGGGCGACAGCCTGCCGGGTCTTCAGGCCCGTCTGATGTCGCAGGCGCTCCGCAAGCTGACGGGCATTCTGTCGAAGACCAACACCGCCGCCATCTTCATCAATCAGGTGCGCGAGAAGATCGGCGTGATGTACGGCAACCCCGAGACCACCACCGGAGGCCGGGCGCTGAAGTTCTATGCCAGCGTGCGCCTCGACGTGCGGAAGATCGGCCAGCCCACCAAGATCGGCAACGATTCGGTTGCTAACACTGTCAAGATCAAGACCGTAAAGAACAAGGTCGCGGCTCCCTTCAAGGAAGTCGAGCTGTCGCTGGTGTACGGCAAGGGCTTCGATCAGCTGTCCGATCTGGTGACGCTGGCCGCCGACATGGACATCGTGAAGAAGGCCGGGTCGTTCTACAGCTACGGCGACGAGCGCATCGGGCAGGGCAAGGACAAGGCGATGGCTTACATCGGAGAGCGCCCGGCGATGGAGCAGGAAATCCGTGACCGCGTGATGGCCGCCATCAAGGCGGGCGCAGCAGGCAGGCCGGAAATCGCGGCGGTGGCCGAGAGCAGCGACGTGGCGATGGACGCCAACTGAGCAGCTAAAGTTCAGGCATCCTGCCGGAACATCTGGGGGAAGGGCAGCCATCTGGCTCGCCTTTCCCTCTTTTTTATTTTCCTGACCCCCAATCCCTGTATCTTCTTCCCATGCCACAAGCCGTGATCGTGAGTGCCGTTCGTACCCCGGTGGGCCGCTATGGAGGCGGTCTGAGCAGTGTTCGCCCCGACGACCTGGGCGCGGTGGCCCTGCGCGAAGTGCTGGTTCGCAGCGGCCTCGACGCCGCCAGTATCGAAGACGTGTATATGGGCTGCGCCAATCAGGCGGGCGAAGACAACCGCAACGTGGCCCGCATGAGTCTGCTGCTGGCAGGGCTGCCGTACAGCGTGCCGGGCGCGACCATCAACAGGCTGTGCGGCAGCGGCCTGGACGCGGTGAATACGGCGGTCAAAAGTATTCTGAGCGGCGAGGGACACGCGTATCTGGCGGGCGGCGTCGAGAGCATGAGCCGCGCCCCACTGGTGCAGGCCAAGCCGGAAAAAGCCTTCCAGAACGGCAATCAGACGCTGTATGACAGCACGCTCGGCTGGAGGTTCATCAATCCGAAGATGCGTGAGCTGTACGGCGTGGACGCGATGGGCGAGACAGCCGAGAATCTGGCCGAGGAGTACCAGATTTCGCGGGAAGCGCAGGACGCCTACGCGCTGCACAGCCACCAGAAGGCGGTGCGGGCGCAGAACGAAGGCCGCTTTGAGCGTGAAACAGTGGGCGTGGAGGTGGCAGGGCGCAAAGGCAGCGTGACGGTTGCCCGCGACGAAGGCCCGCGCCCCGATACCACGCTGGAAGCGCTGGCCGGGCTGCGTCCGGTCTTCCGAAAGGGCGGCAGCGTCACGGCGGGCAACAGCAGCAGCCTGAACGACGGCGCGGCGGCCCTGGCCCTGACGAGCCGAGACTTTGCCGAGGCGCACGGGCTGAACATTCGGGCGGTGGTTCGCAGTTTTGCTGTCGCCGGGGTGCCGCCGCGCATCATGGGCATCGGTCCGGTTCCGGCAACCCGCAAGGCGCTGGAACGGGCAGGCCTGAGCGTGGCCGACCTGCACGCCATCGAACTGAACGAGGCGTTTGCGGCGCAGGCGCTGGCAGTGCTGCACGATCTGAACGTCGCGCCCGACGACGAGCGGCTGAACCCGAACGGCGGGGCCATCGCCATCGGGCATCCGCTGGGATGCAGTGGGGCGCGGCTGCTGACCACTCTGCTGCACGAACTGGAGCGCGGCGGCGGCACGCTGGGGCTGGCGACCATGTGCATCGGGGTGGGGCAGGGCATCGCCACCGTGATCGAGCGGGTGTAGCGGGGAAGGAGTGGGAGGCGGGAACGGCCTTGGCATCCGGCCTGTTCTTCCCCGTTTTCCTGCTCCCTCCTTCCCAAATCCCCATTTGTCCCGGCCCGCCTGCACTAGCCTGTGGGCATGTCCAGCACGTTCGACCGCCCGCGCCGCCTGCGCCGCACGCCTGCGCTCCGCGCCCTGACCCGCGAAATCTCGCTGTCGCCCGGCAACCTGATCTATCCGATGTTCGTGCATGAAGGCGCAGACGACCAGACGATCAGCACCATGCCGGGCGTGCTGCGCTACAGCCTCGCCGGGGCCGTGAAGCGGGTGGGCGAGGCGCGGGAGAAGGGCGTC includes:
- a CDS encoding acetyl-CoA C-acyltransferase, giving the protein MPQAVIVSAVRTPVGRYGGGLSSVRPDDLGAVALREVLVRSGLDAASIEDVYMGCANQAGEDNRNVARMSLLLAGLPYSVPGATINRLCGSGLDAVNTAVKSILSGEGHAYLAGGVESMSRAPLVQAKPEKAFQNGNQTLYDSTLGWRFINPKMRELYGVDAMGETAENLAEEYQISREAQDAYALHSHQKAVRAQNEGRFERETVGVEVAGRKGSVTVARDEGPRPDTTLEALAGLRPVFRKGGSVTAGNSSSLNDGAAALALTSRDFAEAHGLNIRAVVRSFAVAGVPPRIMGIGPVPATRKALERAGLSVADLHAIELNEAFAAQALAVLHDLNVAPDDERLNPNGGAIAIGHPLGCSGARLLTTLLHELERGGGTLGLATMCIGVGQGIATVIERV